One stretch of Mus pahari chromosome 5, PAHARI_EIJ_v1.1, whole genome shotgun sequence DNA includes these proteins:
- the Slc19a3 gene encoding thiamine transporter 2 isoform X2, whose protein sequence is MDSSCRTPPSNSWVYPTVILCLFGFFSMFRPSESFLIPFLSEPSKNLTSPEMTNEILPVWTYSYLATLPPVFVLTDYLRYKPVIMLHVVAFATSYLFLLLGHGVILMQTAEFFFGVVSATEIAYFAYIYSMVSPEHYQKVSSYCRSITLVAYTAGSVLAQLLVSLTNLPYSNLFYISLACVSVAFFFSLFLPMPKKSMFFHTKSERDDGPKPLEQCTVFKEAQNNRTHPELFDNSENLGDREMSNPDPENSALRHFAHWFQDLKECYSSKHLVYWSLWWAFATAGYNQILNYVQVLWEHKAPSQDSSIYNGAVEAIATFGGALASFSVGYLKVNWDLLGELGLAVFSAVIAGSLFLMNYTLSIWVCYAGYLLVKSSYSFLITIAVFQIAVNLSLERYALVFGIDTFIALVIQTIMTMIVVDQRGLQLPVTTQFLVYGSYFAVIAGVFLMRSIYILYLAKCRKEVQNLATTRSPDEPHPQEPSNVSTKF, encoded by the exons ATGGACTCCAGCTGCAGAACTCCACCAAGCAACTCTTGGGTTTATCCCACTGTGATACTCtgcttgtttgggtttttctCCATGTTCAGGCCTTCAGAATCATTCTTAATCCCATTCCTGTCTGAACCCAGTAAgaatctcaccagcccagag ATGACAAATGAGATCCTTCCTGTTTGGACATACTCTTACCTGGCAACGCTGCCACCCGTGTTTGTCCTCACCGACTACCTGCGCTACAAACCAGTCATCATGTTACACGTCGTGGCCTTCGCCACTAGCTACCTGTTTCTCTTGTTGGGCCACGGTGTGATTCTCATGCAGACAGCAGAGTTCTTTTTTGGGGTTGTCTCGGCCACAGAGATAGCCTACTTTGCCTACATATACAGCATGGTCAGCCCAGAGCACTATCAGAAAGTTAGCAGCTACTGTCGGAGTATCACACTGGTGGCCTACACAGCAGGCTCAGTGCTAGCCCAGCTCCTGGTATCCCTGACGAACCTGCCGTACTCGAACCTTTTTTATATATCCTTGGCCTGTGtctctgtggctttctttttctcactttttctaCCAATGCCTAAGAAAAGCATGTTTTTCCATACAAAGTCTGAGAGAGATGATGGTCCAAAGCCACTGGAACAATGTACTGTGTTCAAGGAAGCCCAGAACAACAGAACTCACCCGGAATTGTTTGACAATTCAGAGAATTtaggggacagagagatgagcAACCCGGATCCAGAAAATTCAGCTTTGAGACACTTTGCGCATTGGTTCCAGGACCTGAAGGAGTGCTACTCCTCAAAGCACCTCGTTTACTGGTCCCTGTGGTGGGCTTTTGCCACAGCGGGTTATAACCAAATCTTGAACTACGTTCAAGTCCTGTGGGAACACAAGGCACCCTCTCAAGACTCTTCCATCTATAATGGAGCAGTCGAGGCCATAGCAACATTTGGAG GGGCTTTGGCTTCATTCTCAGTGGGCTATCTGAAGGTCAACTGGGATCTTCTCGGAGAGCTGGGTCTGGCTGTCTTCTCAGCTGTCATCGCAGGATCTCTGTTTCTCATGAATTACACACTCAGCATCTGGGTGTGCTATGCTGGATATCTACTGGTCAAGTCTAGCTATTCGTTTCTTATAACCATCGCAGT CTTTCAGATTGCAGTTAACCTGAGCTTAGAACGTTATGCCCTGGTGTTCGGCATAGACACCTTTATCGCCTTGGTGATTCAGACCATCATGACTATGATTGTGGTAGATCAAAGAGGTCTCCAATTGCCAGTCACTACTCAG tttttagTTTATGGGAGTTACTTCGCTGTCATTGCGGGGGTCTTCCTAATGAGAAGCATATACATTCTCTACTTAGCTAAGTGCCGAAAGGAAGTACAGAACCTTGCTACCACCAGGAGCCCTGATGAGCCACATCCACAAGAGCCAAGCAATGTGTCAACAAAGTTCTAA
- the Slc19a3 gene encoding thiamine transporter 2 isoform X1, whose protein sequence is MNWTTDSMDSSCRTPPSNSWVYPTVILCLFGFFSMFRPSESFLIPFLSEPSKNLTSPEMTNEILPVWTYSYLATLPPVFVLTDYLRYKPVIMLHVVAFATSYLFLLLGHGVILMQTAEFFFGVVSATEIAYFAYIYSMVSPEHYQKVSSYCRSITLVAYTAGSVLAQLLVSLTNLPYSNLFYISLACVSVAFFFSLFLPMPKKSMFFHTKSERDDGPKPLEQCTVFKEAQNNRTHPELFDNSENLGDREMSNPDPENSALRHFAHWFQDLKECYSSKHLVYWSLWWAFATAGYNQILNYVQVLWEHKAPSQDSSIYNGAVEAIATFGGALASFSVGYLKVNWDLLGELGLAVFSAVIAGSLFLMNYTLSIWVCYAGYLLVKSSYSFLITIAVFQIAVNLSLERYALVFGIDTFIALVIQTIMTMIVVDQRGLQLPVTTQFLVYGSYFAVIAGVFLMRSIYILYLAKCRKEVQNLATTRSPDEPHPQEPSNVSTKF, encoded by the exons ATgaattggactacagact CCATGGACTCCAGCTGCAGAACTCCACCAAGCAACTCTTGGGTTTATCCCACTGTGATACTCtgcttgtttgggtttttctCCATGTTCAGGCCTTCAGAATCATTCTTAATCCCATTCCTGTCTGAACCCAGTAAgaatctcaccagcccagag ATGACAAATGAGATCCTTCCTGTTTGGACATACTCTTACCTGGCAACGCTGCCACCCGTGTTTGTCCTCACCGACTACCTGCGCTACAAACCAGTCATCATGTTACACGTCGTGGCCTTCGCCACTAGCTACCTGTTTCTCTTGTTGGGCCACGGTGTGATTCTCATGCAGACAGCAGAGTTCTTTTTTGGGGTTGTCTCGGCCACAGAGATAGCCTACTTTGCCTACATATACAGCATGGTCAGCCCAGAGCACTATCAGAAAGTTAGCAGCTACTGTCGGAGTATCACACTGGTGGCCTACACAGCAGGCTCAGTGCTAGCCCAGCTCCTGGTATCCCTGACGAACCTGCCGTACTCGAACCTTTTTTATATATCCTTGGCCTGTGtctctgtggctttctttttctcactttttctaCCAATGCCTAAGAAAAGCATGTTTTTCCATACAAAGTCTGAGAGAGATGATGGTCCAAAGCCACTGGAACAATGTACTGTGTTCAAGGAAGCCCAGAACAACAGAACTCACCCGGAATTGTTTGACAATTCAGAGAATTtaggggacagagagatgagcAACCCGGATCCAGAAAATTCAGCTTTGAGACACTTTGCGCATTGGTTCCAGGACCTGAAGGAGTGCTACTCCTCAAAGCACCTCGTTTACTGGTCCCTGTGGTGGGCTTTTGCCACAGCGGGTTATAACCAAATCTTGAACTACGTTCAAGTCCTGTGGGAACACAAGGCACCCTCTCAAGACTCTTCCATCTATAATGGAGCAGTCGAGGCCATAGCAACATTTGGAG GGGCTTTGGCTTCATTCTCAGTGGGCTATCTGAAGGTCAACTGGGATCTTCTCGGAGAGCTGGGTCTGGCTGTCTTCTCAGCTGTCATCGCAGGATCTCTGTTTCTCATGAATTACACACTCAGCATCTGGGTGTGCTATGCTGGATATCTACTGGTCAAGTCTAGCTATTCGTTTCTTATAACCATCGCAGT CTTTCAGATTGCAGTTAACCTGAGCTTAGAACGTTATGCCCTGGTGTTCGGCATAGACACCTTTATCGCCTTGGTGATTCAGACCATCATGACTATGATTGTGGTAGATCAAAGAGGTCTCCAATTGCCAGTCACTACTCAG tttttagTTTATGGGAGTTACTTCGCTGTCATTGCGGGGGTCTTCCTAATGAGAAGCATATACATTCTCTACTTAGCTAAGTGCCGAAAGGAAGTACAGAACCTTGCTACCACCAGGAGCCCTGATGAGCCACATCCACAAGAGCCAAGCAATGTGTCAACAAAGTTCTAA